The genomic window ACGCTCTCGTAGTCAACAAATCTGCGCTCAATCTCAATCATCAATCGCCCTGCCTCACCTCGTAACTGCATACGCGCTGAAACCCATCATTAAGCGAGGGAGTTGCGAGGTGGTCAGCAGCTTCTTTCTCTACGTCGGGAACATCTCTGAAAGAGAATTTCCTTTGGGCCTTTGTGACTGTCTCGCTAGCGCAATGCGGGATCCAGATTTCTTTGGTGGCCTTCACGTATATGTTTTTGGCGAACAACCTCAATTCTGTTCGGGAGAAGATCGGAAGTCGTACGATGATGACCTGACCTTTGCTTGAGGTTCGGTAGGAGGACGCGAACTCGTCAAAGCTCGCAAGAAAACGATCTACATACAGAACAACATGAGCGTCACCGACTGAGGCTAGCTTGTTGACCTTCTTGAGCACGCCAGCCAGCGCCCGGTCTTTCTCATCCTCTAGGACATCCCGATCTCCGGTTTTCAGGTAGTTTCGGTAGATTGGATTAAGATCAACATCAATTATCGTGACCTCCTGCCCATCGACATTATGTGCCCCGCCCTCCTGAGTTAACTTGGCGACCATCGCTATGGCGTCATTCAGCTTTCCTTCACACTCCTTTTTGTCCTTAATGAGCTTGTCATTGTGCAGCACCTGCTTCTGGAGTCGCTTCCTGGTCTCATCTGCTTCCATAAGAGAGATGTCGCTATTCATCAGCGATGTGATGTACGAATCCTTGATTTTCTCGACCTCCTTTTCTTGCTCTATATGGAGTCGAGCAACCTCCTTCTCAAGCTCACGTATGCGCTCTTGGCTCTTTGACAGTAGCCCCTGAACATCATCGGCCTGGTCTGTGAGTAACTCTTCGATGGGGCGAGCACCCTTAACGTAAGGGGTAAGGTGCTTGTAGTACTTGTTGTAAGCCTGTCGAGAAATCCCCGCCCAGCTCGACACGACCTGTATGGTCAGCTTTCCTTCTCCACCGCCCAGATGGTGTTCAGCTATCAGTCGAACCAGTCGCTTCTCTGTGTCTTTCGCGCTCATTGCACAACATCCCCTGCAACAACTGACGCCTTCCCGAAACATTTGGTATTTCCGAGGTTGGAAAGATGGACCTCGTTGATCTTGATCTGGCGCTCAATCTCACGCCGGGAGAGTCGGGATAGCATCCCCGGCCCACCATCGAGTAGCCCCCGGTAGAAGCTGATGTTTTTCTCCAACTCGCCTTTTGCATCACTGAGAACGACCGCATTCTTGCAGTCCAGTTTGCAGTTCGAGGTGTCTGGCTGGATTGGGCCGTCTGACAAACACTTCCCCTCTAAGCAAGGAGGCAATTGGTCTGCCGAATACTCATCGTTGCTTACGCAATAGACGCCGACTGAGGCCCGCTTAATGAACACAGGCTCACCGGCCTCAATAAGGTATGCGATGTAATTGTAGATGGTCATGCGAAGCAGCTTGCCCTTAAACAGCAATGGCTTTTCTGCTGATTTGGCTGCTATCCGCTCTGCCGCGCTCCCCGAGTACCCGCCGCCTTGTACTGCGCTAACGAGATTGATGAAATCTTGTGCGTAGTGGGTTTCTATCGCCTCTGCAACAGAAGAAATAATGTAGGGATTTCGAGCGATATAGCGAAGGGTCATCTTGTAGCTGCGATGACCGAACAGCATACGGATAACGTCAATGTTCCGTTCTGAACGATTGATCAGCATCTCCGCTATGGTTTTCCTGAATCTGTGCGGATGAACGCCATCAATACCTGTTACTTCCCCAATCCGTTTCATCGACTTTTGGATTGAACGAGCCATTATCGATGCCACTTTCCCCCCCTTGGCGCAATAAAAAACCTTTCGGGTTCGCATGTGGACTTCGACCTCACGAAGTTGTTTGAACTGTGTGATGATCTCACCTAGAAAGTCCGGCAAGGGGATCGCATCAGGTTCCCCAAAATAATTGGGGTCATTGCTGGTTTTGAATCTCACGACGTTAACTGTGTATTCGCCATCACCGCTCTGGGTGATGTCGTCGAAATCCAGTTCTGCCAACTCGCTAGATCGGAGTCCCGTGATGAGCGAGAAAAGGACCAGAATCCCCTGCATTACGTTATCTAGGGCCACCCTGTAGTTGTTCTTCCAAGTGTAAGCGATGTAGTCGTATTCGAGCTCCCTACCGCTGCTGCTGGTGATCTTGGCCTTAGTTGGTCGAGTTTCATATCCGCAGACAGTCACTCCTTTCACCTTCTTGCCGAGCATTTCTTCAATCTCGAGGTCTGGCTTTGAGCGAACAAGGAAACCTACCTTGTGGACACTAAGGCTCTCAACGATAAAGTCTCGTATCTCCATCAGTGTTGGCATTGCCTCCTCGGTCCAGAAGAGTGCGTACTCAACCATGCTGGACAATTCGCCTTCAGTGTACGGTTTCCAGCCCTGTGTTTCGGCGGCAACTTTTTCCTGGACAGATTTTTGTCGCGCTTTGGTGACCACCTTATTCAGCGGAATATCCAGACGTAATTCTCTTGAGATTAACTTCTGCGCTGACAGTGAAATCCAGAAGGCGAGGATGAAATACAGAAATGAGTAATGCCTGTAGATGCCTTCATCACGAGCCATGTCCAGCGCCCTGTTAATCATGGGCACTGTGATCGTGCGAATGCTCTCTGGCGTTGCATCTAGTCCGTTGGGGCTCAACAGATACCAGTCAAGGTAATCACAGGCATAAGAGTAGGTCCTTGTTGATCGATAGCTCCTGACTTTGCCGTAGGGGTGAAACTCAGGAATCAAGTGATAGATCAACTGCTTGTAAAGCTCATTGCCCCCAGCAAGTCTGCTGGTAAATGTGACGATCACTTTCTCGCCGGAGCGAGTCGCGTAAAGCCAGCGATTATCATTGTAGCTCGACTGATCTGATGTGCGGAAAGACAACGTCGGATCATCTTCGATTTTTGCTAGGAGCGACCCGCTGTCACCATCGAGGTCACCATGCGAAAAATCGAGGAGTTCATGGAATTCTGCTGACGCTGCTTCCTTGGCTTCTTCCTCCAAAGGCCTGTTAATGGCCTGAGCGAGGTCTTCATTGTCCAATTGGTTGCTCATTCGTCGTCCTCAAACAGTACGGACAGGATAGACATATCGGAAGGCAGCAGGCTCGGGTTCTTCCTGAGATAGCGTGCAGCATTTTTCAAGGCTTCCTCATCCCCCCAAACGTCAAAGATGTATTCGATGATCGACAACTCATCAGCGTGAAGAGGGTCCAACATGGCAGCCCCGATTTCTTCGGCCTCCCTTTGGAGGGATGCTTGTCGATCCATTAGATATGGCAGCGAATCCTCGAATATGCAGACCTGACTACAGAAGAGACACTTCCGCAGTTCGCTGCATTTCTTTCCGATAGGGATTTGTGTGGAGCTGCCAGGCCAGTCTGGCTTGTATGAATCGGAGCACGCCCAAAGAGAGCGATCTTGCCCAGGTAATGAAAACACTCTCAGTGATGCAAAATTGATAGAGGTGTCGCCTCGCTTGCCGATGAGTCCTTTGAACTTATTCTGGCGAATTTTACTCATCAGCAAGGTCAGTTCTTTTCTGAGCCGCTCGCGGCGCTGTTGCCTCGCCATACCAGAATCGTCGTAATGAATGTCCGTACTCTCAATATCCTTATGTCCTTGCGTCAGTGCGACAACACTTAAAGGTGTGCCTCGCTTATCACGAACAAAGCGAACCCAGGTCGGGCGAAGGCGCAACGCAATATCCTTGGCAGTCTCCAGTCTGTTTCCGTTCTCGCAGACCTCGTACTTTTTAAAGAATGCCTTTACCCCTGAGCTCCAGACGTCCTTGACCGTAGCGGACGTGTAGCGCCCTGGACGGGACAGGTTCCCCTTCTGATTCTTTTTCAGGTCATTCGACATTTGCCTTGTCCCTCTTATGCAGGAAAAAAGGGGATTGATCGTGCAGTACTCCCGGCCAATATGGTCTATGGGTAGGCCTAACATCGGCTCCGAGAGCTTCTTCGCTAACTGAATCAAGTTGTATGCGGAATACCTGTCTTCCTTGGAGCTTGCTGCATAGAAGGCCTTGGGGTCCTTATAGGGCTTACCCCTTCCTTGTGACTTATTCTTCTCGGAGAAAATCAAGGCATTCTTGTCGTTGAGAATTCCAGCAAGAGCGTGCTCGTAATTGCCACTATCGAGCGCGGACACCGTTTCCTTGTTCCACCCTGTCTGCAAGCCAATGAAGAGTGCAATAGCCACCTGATCCATGGCGGTCGGGAAATAACGTGCAAATACGTCATCTAACGGCGTTACGGCATCCGCGTAGTCAGTCGGCCTGACTGCATGAATCAAGTAGCGCCGATAAATGAACTCACAGGGGTTAGACAACGCATCAGTACTTCTGGCGCTTCTGGCCGAATCGTAAGCGTGCTGGAAGTCATCGAAAGGTACTGCAAGAGGATGCCCTTCAAGCAAGAGTGTCTTTAGAGCGCGGTCATCATCCGGCACCCACCTACTCACCTTGCCGTCGAAAGGAAGTAACTCGCTGCGGGGGTAAGGCGTCACCGCGCCAAGTTTCTCTCTGTACGTTAATTTTTCATACAGAGAATCAATATGCTGCTTTAGTGCAGTCGAGAGCTGGACAAAGCAAGCCTCTGTAAGCGGCTCAGCTGGCTTGCCACTCCTACTATCCACCGCTGGCAGAAACAGGAGGGGCATGCCTTCGTCGTAATCCTTTGCGACAGAAGTCAATGCTCCGCGAAGGCGTGATGCTAAGCCCTGCGGCGCTTTGACCTTCTTGGCGTATTGATCAAAACCGTAAAATACTTCTGATGTTATTTTATCGAGGGAATTCAGGTGTAATGCGTCTGGGACTCCAGACTCGTACACGCATATAAAATCTAAAAATACATTGATCGCTTTGCGAATCTCATAGCCCTTCGAGTACGAGCGATCTTGGACAAATCTCACGAAGGCGTAGTGTAGACCTGCACTGAAATTACAATCATAAGAAAAACGAGGATGCTCAAGATAGTTGCAGGTCACCGACCTTCCATCGCCGCTAAGCACCGTCGCAACGCCTTGAACAACCTTAAGATACTTCATGCGTTGACCCGTTACGCTTCAATAACTTGGTCAACGACGCTCAACACCTCACTTATTACATTATCAAGTGACTGTGAGGCATCAATCACAACAAAGTTATCTGGGCTTGCCTTAGCCTGCCCCAGGTAGCCATCACGGGCTTTGTGAAGGAAGTCCAGCTTCTCCTTCTCAAGCCTATCCAGGTCATCGCCACGGGAGCCAACACGCACCAGACCTGCCTCTGGGTCCAGATCAAGAATGATCGTCATATCAGGCTTGAGGCCATCAACGGCGATTTCATTCAGCGTGGTAATCAACTCCAGGGGCAGCCCCCTTGCGTAGTGCTGAAAACTTACGGTTGCTGAGTCAAAGCGATCAGAAACAACAACCTTGCCTGCCTCAACGGCAGGCATGATCTTCTCGCGAACGTGTTGCGCTCGCGCAGCGGCGAACAACATTAGTTCAGTCACGTCAGCCATCTCACCGGCCTCCGGTGACAAGAGAATCTCTCTTATTTTTTCTCCGATAGGAGTGCCGCCAGGCTCGCGGGTAAACACGGTCTCACGGTTCACATGCTGGAGATGATCACGAATCGCTTCAATGACCGTAGTTTTTCCAGCTCCATTACTCCCATCGACGACGATCATGCGGCCTTTTTTCATTCGTCTTCTCCACATCAATTCCAGTGCTTTACCGCTGCATTGTTTACAATATACCATAATCCGATATATTTACAAACTGTTTACGAAAAAAAAGAATCCGAAACAATGCGCCCTCGCCGCCCTCCAGGGTAATAAATAATCCTCGTTGATTCACGGCTCATTGCTCTTTGGTGCTGATCGATAATCAGCGCGTCGGGACAACTGAAACTGCCGAACGGCTGCCTCATGCTCTTTCAGGCTTGCGCTGAACTGATGGCTTCCATCACCTCGCGCTACAAAATACAGGGCATCTCCCGCCTCGGGATTCACCGCAGCCATCAGCGCGGCCTTTCCGGGCAGGGCAATGGGCCCCGGAGGCAGGCCTTTATGTCGATAGCTGTTGTAAGCATTCTTTTCATCGCTCAGATGTTTACGCGTCAGGTTACCCTCAAAGGTTGCGCCAAGCCCGTAAATCACCGTGGGGTCGGTTTGCAGACGCATACCTGATCGCAGTCGTCGCACAAAGACACCCCCAATCGCCGCGCGCTCCCGCGCGAGACCCGTTTCCTTCTCGATGATGGAGGCCATGATCAAGGCATCATAGGGATCACGGTAAGGCAGTCCCTGTTGGCGCTGCCCCCATACCTCGACGAGAGCCTCTTCCATCATGCGATGGGCCTCGTGGAGGATATCGAAATCGCTGTCACCGCGCTCGTATTGATAGGTCTCGGGCAGAAAATAGCCTTCCGTCAGCGTGGCCGGCGCCACCAGATCGAGTAAGCGTGAATCTTGCGGGCCCTCAAGCACGGGCTTGATACCTTTACTGTCCGCCAGGAGTTTCAGCGCTTCACCTAAGGTAATCCCCTCGGGCAGGGTCACAAGATAACGCACCGTATCGCCACTTTGGAGCTGCGCCAACAGTGAAGCCGGCGTGACGCCGGGTTCCAGGCGGTACTCCCCCAGGCGGATGCGACTATCCGCCCCAAGAAAACGCCCGGCCCAGTTAAATAGACGCTCGTGATCCAAAACCCCGGCGTCAGCAAGACGGCGGGACAAACGACTCAAACTGTCGCCCGGCTCCACATACACGATCAAACCCTCCTCCGCTACGTTCAGAGGGCCTTCCCACCAGGCGTCCAGCCAGCGGAGAGCGACCAACACCATCAAAAACGTACCGGAGAGGGCGAGACTCAGATAGCGCAACACTGCCTTGCCTCGCTAAAGAAACTTTGTTGTAGCGCGCTCAGTCTCTCGCTAGGAGGGTAATCCTGCTCATCCCAGCGGGATATGCCGCGAACCCCCACAACACTGTTGCTGAGAAACAGTCCATCGGCCTCGCGCAAATCCCGGGCTTGCAGGGGCTTTTCCTCGGCTGTCATGCCCAGCTTCGGCGCAAGCGTTTCCATGAGAAATCGCCGTCGCGTGCCCAATACGCCACTGCCGTCACAAGGTGATGTGAGCAGCCGATCGCCCCGAAGCACAAATAGATTGGCATTACTGGAGCACTGATAAACACCCCGCTCGTTGCGAAGCAACACATCGTCGACCGCCAGATCCTTTGCCTCAGCAGCGGCCATAACCTGCTCCAGGCGATTGCAGTGTTTCAGGCCCGCCAACAGCGGCTGGTGGCTCATCACGACGGACGAGGTTGTGACTGTCGCCGGCGGTAAAGCGTCAAGGGGTGGCCTCTCAAGGCTGTGATGGGTGGTGGTCACCCTGGCCCGCGCAGAGAGATCCGGCGCATATCCCCGCTGCCCCGATCCGCGACTGACGGTCACGCGAAGAATAGCGTTTGCTCCTGTCATCGTCCCAAGGGTATCGCTGATCGCATCGCGAACATCCCGGCTATCAAGGTTCATGCGCAAACGCCGGGCACCGTCTGCGAGACGGTCGATATGGAGATCAAGCCAAAGTACCCGGCCGCTGACGATGAGCAGGGTCTCAAAAAGTCCGTCGCCATAGAGAAATGCCCGGTCCGTTGCAGGCACCGAAAGCAAAGGAACCTCCCGTAAGGCCTCCACCGAGAGGTCTAAACGCGTCCGAAGATCAGGGAGCCATTGGTGCCGCCAAAGCCAAAGGAATTAGTCAGACTGTGCGTGATTGTCATCTCTCGTGCCGTGTTGGGAACGTAGTCGAGCACGCAGCCTTCACCGGGGTTATCGAGATTGATGGTTGGCGGAGCAACCTGATCACGCAGCGCCAGTACCGCAAACACAGCCTCGACGGCTCCGGCGGCACCCAGGAGATGTCCAATCATGGACTTGGTAGAGCTCACGGCAACAGACGATGCGGCAGTTCCAAACACAGACTCTACGGCCCGGCTCTCGGCTACGTCGCCGGCGAGCGTTGAGGTGCCGTGAGCGTTGACATATTCAACGGCACTCGCATCGAGTTCTGCATCGAGAAGCGCATTGCGCATCGCGTCGGCGGCGCCGCGGCCGTCCTCCGGCGGCAAGGTCATATGATAGGCATCGCCACTCATGCCGAAGCCATTGAGCTCCGCAAAAATCTTGGCGCCCCGGGCCTTCGCGCTTTCATACTCCTCAAGAAACACCATGCCGGCGCCATCGCCCAGGACAAAGCCATCGCGATCCGCATCCCAGGGCCGCGACGCGGCCTCGGGATCATCATTGCGTGTCGACAAGGCGCGGGCCGCAGCAAACCCCCCAAGACCTACTTTCGTCGTGGCCATCTCAGCGCCACCTGCCAGCATGGCATCCGCGTCGCCCTGGGCGATCATTCGCGCTGCAAGACCAATGTTGTGGGTGCCGCTTGTGCACGCCGTAACAATGGCGATGTTGGGGCCACGCATGCCGTAGCGAACAGACAGATTTCCGGCAATCATATTGATGATGGAACCCGGCACAAAAAACGGTGATATACGACGGGGTCCCGTGCTGTTGACGATTTCAGAATTTTTTTCGATCTGACCGATGCCGCCGATGCCAGAGCCAATGGCACAACCCACGCGACCGGCGTTCTCTTCGGTGACCGTAAATCCTGCGTGCTCCATCGCCTGGATGCCTGCAGCCATGCCGTATTGCACGAAGGTATCCATTTTTCGAGCATCTTTCGGTGGGAGATAGGCGCTGATATCAAAGTCTTTAACACTGGAGCTAAAGCGTGTGGTGTAGGCATCAACGTCGAAGGCTTCGATGGGTGCGGCGCCACTTTTTCCCGCGAGTATCGATGCCCAGCTTGATTCAACGTCGTGTCCCACGGGAGTTACCAACCCCAATCCCGTCACAACTACGCGTCTTCCCTTCACAGTCCTTCTCCCCTGGCTCTCACCAACTTTCAATTACCCATTGTCGATTCACTGTCAACTTGTTGAGCTCACACAAACAGAAAAGCCGTGATACCTGGCGGTAGTCACGGCTCTTCAGATGCTACACGCGCTGCTGCGCGCTCGCAGTGCCCTCAGGAGAGGTGCTCGTTGATGTAATCGATCGCAAGCTTCACCGTTGTAATTTTCTCAGCTTCCTCATCGGGAATTTCTGTTTCAAATTCCTCCTCGAGCGCCATCACAAGCTCAACTGTATCCAGCGAGTCTGCGCCGAGATCTTCTACAAAGGAAGCCTCCGTCTGCACTTCTTCTTCTTTTACGCCGAGCTGCTCAGCGACGATTTTTTTTACGCGTTCTTCAATGCTGCTCATGATCCTCGAATACTCCTGCTGAAGGAAAACCTACATTGCCAATGTTATAGGGCAGGTGCGAAGTCTACCGGTTTTTTATTACCCGGCATACACCTGACGGAAACATTAGGCCATGTACATACCGCCGTTAATGTGAATTGTCTCACCTGTTATATACGCTGCTGCGTCGCTGCACAAAAACGCGACCAAAGCACCGATTTCTTTTGCATCTCCCAAACGAGCCAGGGGGATTTGTGCCAGCATGGCATTGCGTTGCTCTTCGCTCAGCGCTGCTGTCATATCGGTGTCGATAAACCCCGGCGCTACCGAATTCACCGTGATATTTCGCCCACCTATTTCCCGCGCCAGAGCGCGCGAAAAACCTTCTGCACCGGCTTTACTGGCCGCGTAGTTACTTTGGCCGGCGTTACCCATGGAGCCGACCACCGACGTGATGTTTACGATGCGGCCCCAACGCGCCTTGGTCATCCCGCGCAATGCGGCTTTGGATGTTTTGAACAGAGCGGTGAGGTTAGTGTCCAGCACCCCTTGCCACTCATCATCTTTCATCCGCATGAGAATGTTGTCGCGGGTGATGCCGGCGTTGTTCACCAGAATCAGGGGTGCGCCGAATCGTTCATTGATGGCGGCGAGCACGCTGGCAACGCTCTCGGGATCCGCAACGTCAAGGCGCATGCCGGCGCCACCGACCTTGGCGAGGTGCTCATCAATGGCCTGGGCGCCGCTATCACTTGTGGCGGTACCGATTACCGTATGACCCGCGGTTGCCAGCGCGTCCGCTATCCCTCGGCCGATGCCCCGGCTGGCGCCGGTTACAAGGGCAACGCGTGTTTCAGTGTTCTGTGTCTCTTCGGTCATATCCTTTCCCCAATCTGCCTGCGATTTTCAGCGAGTCCACACTTCCAACCCAGGTGGGTGTCCTTAAAATCATTGCGCAAGTGCAGTCGCCGCAGCCCGGAGGTCATCTGGATTTTCGAGGTAAACGCAGCCCAGGCTTTTATCGATGCGCCGCAGCAAACCGCCCAGCACCTTACCTGCACCACATTCCGCAAACTGTGTAGCACCCATGGACTGCAAACTTGACACGCAGGAGGTCCAAAGCACCGGCGCAGCAATTTGCTCCACCAGCAACTGACGGATAGTCTCGGGGTCGGTCTCTGTCGCGGCGTTGACATTGTGCACCACGGGGATTTCCGGGCTGGCTATAGCAATACCGTCAAGCACCTCAGCAAGCTTTTCTCCTGCCGGGCGCATCAGGGATGTATGGAAAGGTGCGCTCACCGGCAGGGGCATTGCACGCTTTGCCCCGGACTCTTTCAGCACAGCGATGGCTTTTTCCACCGCAGCGCTATGGCCCGCGATCACCACCTGCCCCGGTGCATTGAAATTCACTGCCTGCACTATTTCCTGAGCGCCGGCGGAGAGCTCGTCACAGCAGGCGGTAACAACGTCATCATCGAGGCCCAGGATAGCTGCCATGGCACCCACGCCCACGGGCACGGCGGTTTGCATGAAGCGCCCTCGCTCGCGAACCAGCGTCACGGCATCCTTCAGGCTCAGAGCACCAGCGCAGCACAGCGCAGAAAACTCACCAAGACTATGCCCCGCCATTGCTCCGGGACGAACACCACCCGCGGCACTCCACACCCGCCAGATTGCCACGGACGCTGCAAGCAGCGCAGGCTGCGTGAACTCCGTGAGATTAAGCTGCTCGGGATCGCCTTCCGTGACAAGTGCCTTAAGGTCAAAACCCAATGCGTCAGAGCACTCCTCGAAAACCGTTGCAGCCTCGGGAAACTCGGCTATCGCCTCCCCCAGCATGCCCACGCGCTGACTCCCCTGCCCGGGAAACATAAAAGCAAGATCGCTACGCATGAATTACCTCCGATTAGGCACGTCCCGAGGGACGATTGTCATAAATATAGGGGGCTAGCAACGACGGCGGCACCCCGATCAGACGGAAGCAACGATGATGTTGCGCCCCGTCCGGCCAAAGGTGCCGCTGTAAAACTCATCAACGGCCTGACGCAATCGTCAGGCTCAAGAAGTTTAGTCGTCGCTGCCGGTCTCAACCACTTTTTTACCGCGGTAGAAGCCGTCGGCGGTCACGTGGTGACGCCGGTGTGTTTCACCCGTCGTCTGATCAACGTTTAATGTGGGTCCACTCAGGGAGTCGTGCGAACGACGCATGCCGCGTCGCGAGCGGGTCTTTTTGCTCTTCTGAACAGCCATGGGCTATTTCTCCTTCGTGCCGTCGCTGTCCAGCAGCGATGACAAAACACTAAAAGGGTTCTCGGCCTCCTGGCCGGTGGACCCCGTCTCTTCACTTTCTGACCGTTCACGCCGGTCGCTTTTCGGTGGCTCGCATTCGCCGTCCGGATGGTATGCCACCACGGGCAGCGCGAGCGCCAATTCTTCCTCTGCCACTGCCCACAGATCGACTTCGTCAATCGCTATTAGGGGCTCCAGACCCGCAGACAACTGCTTGGCCTGCTCGTCTCCCGGGACAATGCCCAGACGACTGTTACCCTGAACCTCGCAGACAACGGGCTTAAGGCAACGCTGGCATTCCAGTACCACCCTTCCCTGCATCTCGACCGCTGCATACTGCTGCCCTTCGTCGTTTTCGCCAAATTCCACCACCACATCAATGGTGGGCGCCTCGGGAACCAGAAGGTCCTTAAACTGGGGAATTTGCTCCGCGCCAAGGGCCCCTGCATAACGCGCCGAACGAGTCACGGCCTTTCGAATATTGACCCGAATCGGGAGGGGGGCTGTCAACATGGCGGCGCACTATAGTGATAGCCCCCACCGTTGTCAAAAAAATCTTTACAATCCCGAACCTTAGCGAAAACGCAGACTGATGCATACCATGACGAGTTCTCCCCTTATCCTCGCTTCGACCTCCCCTTACCGAAAGCGCCTCCTGGAGCGCCTGGGTATACCTTTTCAATGCGTAAGCCCCGAGACCGATGAAACGCCACGGAAAAATGAGCCCCCCGAGGCTCTCGCCGCTCGCCTCGCCGACGCCAAGGCCCTTGCCGTCTCAGAGTCACATCCCCTCGCGATTGTCCTTGGAAGCGATCAGGTGGCTGCCCGGGGCGAGATACTTCTGGGTAAACCGGGAAGCATCGCGGCAGCGCAGAAACAGCTAGCTCTTTGCAGCGGGGAGAGCGTGAGCTTCTACACCGCGGTCTCCCTCGCCCGGGGCGGCAAGGTGATTGCCAGGCACTGCGTGCCCACCCTGGTAACGTTTCGCGCGCTAACGGACCGGCAGATTGCGGAGTATGTGGACAGAGAGCGGCCCCTGGACTGTGCGGGAAGCTTTCGCTGGGAAGGTCTGGGTATCTGCCTGTTCACCGCCCTCGAAAGCACGGACCCCACGGCTCTGGAGGGACTCCCTCTGATCGCCACCTGCGACCTTTTGAACTCTCAGCAACTAGGAGTGCTGCAGAATTAATTTAGAAACAGTTACTTAGCCAGCTTAATTAAAATACTTTCTAGCTCTTCATCGAGGGGCGCCGTGAGTTCATAGCGCTGATCATTCAATTCAAAGGACAGGGACTGTGCGTGAAGGAAAAGCCGCTTTAAACCGAGTTTACGCGCCAGACCCTCTCCTTTCTCGCTCTGGTATTTGCCATCGCCAAGGAGCGGATGGCCCCCGTGGAGCGCATGGACGCGGATCTGATGTGTCCGCCCCGTCAACGGTCGCGCCTCCACCAGGGTCGCGGCGCTAAAGCTCCTCTTGATCCTGAATTCCGTAATGGACGGCTTACCGTCTTTTGCCACCTTGACCTGTCGCTCCCCGGACTGACGCTCAAATCGCTTCAGAGGGGCCTCCACGAGGCGCAGGTGGCGCGGCCAGGCTCCTTCAGCAAGGGCGAGATAGCGTTTGTCAATTTTACCTTTCTGGCGGAGTAGTTCGTGGAGCGCACGCAGAGCGGCGGGTTTCTTTGCCACGAGGATGAGTCCGGAGGTTTCCCGGTCCAGACGGTGAACCAGTTCCAGGAATTTCGCCCCGGGGCGCATGGTGCGTAATGTTTCAATCAAACCAAACTGGAGACCGCTGCCACCGTGCACCGCGATACCCGAGGGTTTGTTAATGGCGAGTAGATGCTCGTCCTCAAATACGACCCGTGCCCCGAGGCGCTCCTGCCAGCCCGGCGGCGCCGCGCCGCGCTCTCGGGGCTCAGGGGTGCTGAGAGGAGGCAGTCGTACCACATCGCCGAGAGCCAGACGACGATCGGGTTTCACCCGCCCCTTGTTGACACGAATTTCACCCTTGCGCATAGCCCGATACAGACGGGTCTTGGGTACTGCCGGGCACTCTCGCAAAACATAATTATCCAGGCGCTGCCCCTCTCCCCGTTCGTCGACGGTGAGATAACGCACCGCGCTCACAAAAAGCCCCCTAGGATCGTTGGCTTTCCTCTGCCTGCCCTCAGGGAAATCGTTTTGGGCGTTGCCGTGGGCGTTCTCGTGCACATGGGGCTGATTCACG from Congregibacter litoralis KT71 includes these protein-coding regions:
- a CDS encoding tyrosine-type recombinase/integrase; translated protein: MSNQLDNEDLAQAINRPLEEEAKEAASAEFHELLDFSHGDLDGDSGSLLAKIEDDPTLSFRTSDQSSYNDNRWLYATRSGEKVIVTFTSRLAGGNELYKQLIYHLIPEFHPYGKVRSYRSTRTYSYACDYLDWYLLSPNGLDATPESIRTITVPMINRALDMARDEGIYRHYSFLYFILAFWISLSAQKLISRELRLDIPLNKVVTKARQKSVQEKVAAETQGWKPYTEGELSSMVEYALFWTEEAMPTLMEIRDFIVESLSVHKVGFLVRSKPDLEIEEMLGKKVKGVTVCGYETRPTKAKITSSSGRELEYDYIAYTWKNNYRVALDNVMQGILVLFSLITGLRSSELAELDFDDITQSGDGEYTVNVVRFKTSNDPNYFGEPDAIPLPDFLGEIITQFKQLREVEVHMRTRKVFYCAKGGKVASIMARSIQKSMKRIGEVTGIDGVHPHRFRKTIAEMLINRSERNIDVIRMLFGHRSYKMTLRYIARNPYIISSVAEAIETHYAQDFINLVSAVQGGGYSGSAAERIAAKSAEKPLLFKGKLLRMTIYNYIAYLIEAGEPVFIKRASVGVYCVSNDEYSADQLPPCLEGKCLSDGPIQPDTSNCKLDCKNAVVLSDAKGELEKNISFYRGLLDGGPGMLSRLSRREIERQIKINEVHLSNLGNTKCFGKASVVAGDVVQ
- the tmk gene encoding dTMP kinase; amino-acid sequence: MKKGRMIVVDGSNGAGKTTVIEAIRDHLQHVNRETVFTREPGGTPIGEKIREILLSPEAGEMADVTELMLFAAARAQHVREKIMPAVEAGKVVVSDRFDSATVSFQHYARGLPLELITTLNEIAVDGLKPDMTIILDLDPEAGLVRVGSRGDDLDRLEKEKLDFLHKARDGYLGQAKASPDNFVVIDASQSLDNVISEVLSVVDQVIEA
- the mltG gene encoding endolytic transglycosylase MltG — its product is MLRYLSLALSGTFLMVLVALRWLDAWWEGPLNVAEEGLIVYVEPGDSLSRLSRRLADAGVLDHERLFNWAGRFLGADSRIRLGEYRLEPGVTPASLLAQLQSGDTVRYLVTLPEGITLGEALKLLADSKGIKPVLEGPQDSRLLDLVAPATLTEGYFLPETYQYERGDSDFDILHEAHRMMEEALVEVWGQRQQGLPYRDPYDALIMASIIEKETGLARERAAIGGVFVRRLRSGMRLQTDPTVIYGLGATFEGNLTRKHLSDEKNAYNSYRHKGLPPGPIALPGKAALMAAVNPEAGDALYFVARGDGSHQFSASLKEHEAAVRQFQLSRRADYRSAPKSNEP
- the pabC gene encoding aminodeoxychorismate lyase: MPATDRAFLYGDGLFETLLIVSGRVLWLDLHIDRLADGARRLRMNLDSRDVRDAISDTLGTMTGANAILRVTVSRGSGQRGYAPDLSARARVTTTHHSLERPPLDALPPATVTTSSVVMSHQPLLAGLKHCNRLEQVMAAAEAKDLAVDDVLLRNERGVYQCSSNANLFVLRGDRLLTSPCDGSGVLGTRRRFLMETLAPKLGMTAEEKPLQARDLREADGLFLSNSVVGVRGISRWDEQDYPPSERLSALQQSFFSEARQCCAI
- the fabF gene encoding beta-ketoacyl-ACP synthase II, translating into MKGRRVVVTGLGLVTPVGHDVESSWASILAGKSGAAPIEAFDVDAYTTRFSSSVKDFDISAYLPPKDARKMDTFVQYGMAAGIQAMEHAGFTVTEENAGRVGCAIGSGIGGIGQIEKNSEIVNSTGPRRISPFFVPGSIINMIAGNLSVRYGMRGPNIAIVTACTSGTHNIGLAARMIAQGDADAMLAGGAEMATTKVGLGGFAAARALSTRNDDPEAASRPWDADRDGFVLGDGAGMVFLEEYESAKARGAKIFAELNGFGMSGDAYHMTLPPEDGRGAADAMRNALLDAELDASAVEYVNAHGTSTLAGDVAESRAVESVFGTAASSVAVSSTKSMIGHLLGAAGAVEAVFAVLALRDQVAPPTINLDNPGEGCVLDYVPNTAREMTITHSLTNSFGFGGTNGSLIFGRV
- the acpP gene encoding acyl carrier protein, encoding MSSIEERVKKIVAEQLGVKEEEVQTEASFVEDLGADSLDTVELVMALEEEFETEIPDEEAEKITTVKLAIDYINEHLS